One window from the genome of Gammaproteobacteria bacterium encodes:
- a CDS encoding 6-bladed beta-propeller, with translation MLLLTISGCSTISNQHLFKMPGIAETDRGIQVWPSLPAVPRYAFIGHIYGESNRADTPERSGLARLLAAIVGLDAKKISPLDLLRPQQVATDNRGKIYITDPGLQSIFVFDEILGEFAVWNERSLNISLPSPIGVAHAEDSVWVTDSELALIYQFSLTGEVINSFGHEVLKRPTGIAYDPDNQRFFISDTAAGDIKLFSPGGELLDTWGVAGTGEAQFNHPTYLVYRLGRLYVVDSLNARIQILDRQGRFKQSVGHRGLYVGNFSRPKGIALDSDGNIYVSESYYDHVLIYNPQGSLLMSIGGSGSAPGQFAQPTGIWVDDKDRIYVSDMLNSRVSMFQYLGNN, from the coding sequence ATGCTTTTACTGACGATTTCGGGCTGTAGCACGATTTCGAACCAGCATTTGTTCAAGATGCCCGGGATCGCCGAAACCGATCGGGGTATTCAGGTCTGGCCGTCCCTGCCGGCGGTGCCCCGATATGCTTTTATCGGCCATATTTACGGCGAGTCCAATCGCGCCGATACACCGGAACGCAGTGGTCTGGCGCGCCTGTTGGCCGCCATCGTGGGTCTGGATGCGAAAAAAATATCTCCGCTCGACCTGTTGCGCCCGCAGCAGGTGGCCACCGATAACCGGGGCAAGATTTATATTACCGACCCAGGACTGCAGTCCATTTTTGTGTTCGATGAAATACTCGGTGAATTTGCCGTCTGGAACGAGCGCAGTCTGAATATTTCTCTGCCAAGTCCCATTGGCGTTGCGCACGCCGAAGACTCGGTCTGGGTGACCGATTCCGAGTTGGCGCTGATTTATCAATTTAGCCTGACTGGAGAAGTGATCAACAGCTTTGGCCACGAGGTATTGAAACGGCCAACCGGGATCGCCTATGACCCGGATAATCAGAGGTTTTTTATCAGCGATACCGCCGCGGGTGATATCAAGTTGTTTAGCCCAGGCGGGGAGTTGCTCGATACCTGGGGTGTTGCGGGAACTGGAGAAGCGCAGTTTAATCATCCGACTTATCTGGTTTATCGGCTGGGCCGGCTTTACGTGGTCGATTCGCTAAATGCAAGAATACAAATACTCGATCGGCAAGGCCGGTTTAAGCAAAGCGTTGGTCATCGCGGATTGTATGTCGGTAATTTCTCCCGTCCCAAGGGAATTGCGCTCGACTCGGATGGTAATATTTATGTTTCCGAGAGTTATTATGATCATGTCCTGATTTACAATCCGCAGGGCAGCCTGTTGATGTCGATCGGGGGTTCCGGCTCAGCGCCCGGTCAGTTTGCGCAACCTACCGGTATCTGGGTGGATGACAAGGACAGGATTTATGTCTCGGATATGCTCAACAGCCGGGTTTCGATGTTCCAGTACCTGGGGAATAACTAG